Proteins co-encoded in one Deinococcus detaillensis genomic window:
- a CDS encoding LysR family transcriptional regulator yields the protein MNLQLSEPLTGASGQRLPALSSQHLSALIAVANSGSFSEAALRLGVAQSSVSYAVKAVEKELGMQLFERGRYGARLTPAGSAVLEQARLAAAALRAMLPNQHPQPETLSGLLRVASCRSVIRQLLTPSLSGFRRLYPHIQVVIQDTSGEHHEIEQLVLAGQADLGLGRLPMRPELRCQPLFADEYLIVAAAHAPRLMSWEDFHRAPYIVCEEDCAPHIADHIARHSRPPMPAVRLKDAQVALGMVAEEHGFTVLTRLVVSPLAANLQAYPLPTPLWRSIGRVTSAQTSQHPLIRAFEQVVLSPKALRAAAGPVAAKLWFAEDDSAPLSG from the coding sequence GTGAATCTTCAGCTCAGTGAGCCACTGACCGGCGCGTCAGGCCAGCGTTTACCCGCGCTGAGCAGCCAGCACCTCTCGGCCCTGATCGCGGTGGCAAACAGCGGCAGTTTCAGCGAGGCGGCGCTGAGGCTGGGGGTGGCGCAGTCGAGCGTGAGCTACGCGGTGAAGGCAGTGGAAAAAGAATTGGGCATGCAACTTTTTGAGCGGGGCAGATACGGCGCACGCCTGACGCCCGCAGGCTCGGCGGTGCTGGAGCAGGCCCGCCTCGCCGCCGCTGCACTGAGGGCCATGCTGCCGAATCAACATCCTCAGCCTGAAACGCTGTCCGGACTGCTGCGTGTCGCGTCGTGCCGCAGCGTCATTCGCCAGCTTCTCACGCCTTCGCTGAGCGGCTTTCGGCGTCTTTATCCCCATATTCAAGTGGTCATTCAAGACACCAGCGGCGAGCATCATGAAATTGAACAGCTGGTTCTCGCGGGCCAAGCGGACTTGGGCTTGGGACGGCTGCCGATGCGCCCTGAGCTGCGCTGCCAACCGCTGTTCGCCGACGAATACCTGATCGTCGCCGCCGCTCACGCCCCGCGCCTGATGAGTTGGGAAGATTTTCACCGCGCACCGTACATCGTCTGCGAGGAAGACTGTGCGCCGCACATCGCTGATCACATCGCCCGCCATTCGCGCCCGCCCATGCCCGCCGTGCGCCTCAAAGACGCTCAAGTGGCGCTGGGCATGGTGGCCGAAGAACACGGCTTTACCGTACTGACCCGTTTGGTGGTCTCGCCGCTTGCGGCCAACTTGCAGGCGTACCCTCTGCCCACCCCGCTGTGGCGCAGCATTGGCCGCGTGACCAGCGCCCAAACAAGCCAGCATCCACTGATTCGGGCATTTGAACAAGTGGTGCTTTCACCAAAAGCGCTGAGGGCGGCAGCGGGGCCAGTAGCCGCAAAGCTGTGGTTTGCAGAGGATGACAGCGCCCCGCTCTCCGGCTGA
- a CDS encoding inositol monophosphatase family protein: MTPLDFALPDSALPDPAFTAYLDVATEAARAAGAIQLARAELAHDEKSKTTFSDLVTEVDALCEAEIRRVISAAYPAHAVLGEEEGQAGEGDFLWVVDPLDGTVNYARGYPVYCASVALEVRGVRVVGAVYDPTRRELFTATLGGGAFLNGARIRPSRTPSLLSPALISTGFPYNVASDRSNLTYLEKLLALGVPVRRPGAAALDLCNVASGRMDGYWEMGLKRWDAAAGSLIVEEAGGVISDLGGQPTPYGHGIVAASALLHPELLAALSG; the protein is encoded by the coding sequence GTGACTCCGCTTGACTTTGCTTTGCCTGATTCTGCTCTGCCTGATCCAGCATTCACCGCCTACCTCGACGTGGCCACTGAAGCGGCCCGCGCTGCCGGAGCCATTCAACTCGCCCGCGCCGAACTCGCCCACGACGAGAAAAGCAAAACGACCTTCAGTGACCTCGTGACCGAAGTGGACGCCCTGTGCGAAGCTGAGATTCGGCGCGTGATCTCGGCGGCTTACCCGGCCCACGCTGTGCTGGGTGAGGAAGAAGGGCAGGCCGGTGAGGGCGACTTTTTGTGGGTGGTCGATCCCTTGGACGGCACCGTCAACTACGCACGCGGCTACCCGGTCTACTGCGCCTCGGTGGCCCTTGAGGTGCGCGGCGTGCGGGTGGTGGGCGCAGTCTACGATCCGACGCGGCGTGAGCTGTTCACCGCCACTTTGGGCGGCGGAGCGTTTCTCAACGGCGCACGGATTCGGCCCTCGCGCACGCCGAGTCTGCTCAGTCCGGCGCTGATTTCCACCGGCTTTCCGTACAACGTGGCGAGCGACCGCAGCAACCTGACCTACCTTGAAAAGTTGCTGGCGCTCGGCGTGCCGGTTCGCAGGCCCGGCGCGGCGGCGCTGGATTTATGCAACGTGGCTTCGGGCCGCATGGACGGCTACTGGGAAATGGGCCTCAAGCGCTGGGACGCGGCGGCAGGCAGCCTCATCGTGGAAGAAGCGGGCGGCGTCATCAGCGACCTCGGCGGCCAGCCGACCCCTTACGGACATGGCATCGTGGCGGCCAGTGCGCTGCTCCACCCCGAACTCTTAGCGGCGCTCAGCGGCTGA
- a CDS encoding YIP1 family protein encodes MSLPNFASGPVSPWRLMWTAPAATLNNMLQHGQGDTWALPLLFGAGLLSSLAPQVREMLVPMLPSGTNVFTVAVVSGVLLGSLQALGWPAMLRAASKWLGGSGNLRASRLAAGWSCLPVLLSYILAPLGGSAEAGAVPTLGGVLFGFFSLLLSVWTLLLLVQSLAAAQRLSVPRAALSVLIGAVMLLAALVALGFLAALILVALGLKVSALPGGI; translated from the coding sequence ATGTCTTTGCCCAATTTCGCTTCCGGCCCGGTCAGTCCTTGGCGGCTGATGTGGACCGCGCCCGCCGCAACCTTAAACAACATGCTTCAGCACGGTCAAGGCGACACTTGGGCGCTGCCGCTCCTCTTCGGCGCGGGGCTGCTCTCGTCGCTCGCGCCGCAGGTGCGCGAAATGCTGGTGCCGATGCTGCCTTCCGGCACCAATGTCTTTACGGTCGCGGTGGTCAGCGGAGTGCTGCTGGGCAGTTTGCAGGCGCTGGGCTGGCCCGCGATGCTGCGGGCGGCCAGCAAATGGCTGGGCGGCAGCGGCAACCTGCGGGCCTCGAGGCTGGCGGCGGGTTGGAGCTGCTTACCCGTGCTGCTCTCTTACATTCTGGCTCCGCTGGGCGGCAGCGCCGAGGCGGGAGCCGTGCCCACACTGGGGGGCGTGTTGTTTGGCTTTTTCAGCTTGCTGCTCAGCGTTTGGACGCTGCTGCTCTTGGTGCAGAGCCTCGCCGCCGCCCAGCGCCTGAGTGTGCCCAGAGCGGCGCTGAGCGTGCTGATTGGAGCGGTGATGCTGCTGGCTGCGTTGGTGGCCCTGGGCTTTTTGGCCGCGCTGATCTTGGTGGCGCTGGGCCTCAAGGTAAGCGCTTTGCCGGGGGGAATTTAG